The Nitratidesulfovibrio sp. SRB-5 genome includes a window with the following:
- a CDS encoding sigma-54 interaction domain-containing protein — MSKTHDAIANDAVTFLVFDHLPMGILYCDADYVIRFANKAYAELLGKRPHDIIGRNITEVIPSSRAPEVMTTGQAEMGDLCSIPGPRADQKLVVNRIPVRDAEGVLVGMISQAIFNDPSELKRLSNKIEQLGHKLSQYKRRMAATLHAQYSLASLKGESASMHQLKDRLRSYARMDAPVLVLGATGTGKELAAHALHAESTRAAGPLVSINCAAIPKDLFESELFGYVRGAFSGAHHSGKMGQIELADGGTLFLDEIGDMPLQAQAKLLRVLESRTICRVGAVTAEPVDFRLIAATNRNIKDMVHAGTFREDLYYRINTFIIEIPSLRERKEDILPLAHHFLTRMGHEGVTFTPAAVSALQSFQWPGNIRQLHNAILHAATMREGSAIDVCALPPEIRPAHTGPVAPCPLPQDRSDLAGILAHNEAALIENALREQGGNVTRAASALGVSRATLYEKMKKHGVHAVRSRDRQGS; from the coding sequence ATGTCCAAAACGCATGATGCCATAGCCAACGACGCAGTCACTTTTCTGGTATTCGACCATTTACCCATGGGCATTCTGTATTGCGACGCCGACTACGTGATCCGGTTTGCCAACAAGGCCTATGCGGAACTGCTGGGCAAGCGCCCCCACGACATCATCGGCAGGAACATTACCGAGGTCATTCCCTCGTCGCGCGCGCCGGAAGTAATGACCACGGGCCAGGCCGAAATGGGCGACCTGTGCAGCATCCCCGGTCCCCGGGCCGATCAGAAGCTGGTGGTCAACCGCATTCCCGTGCGCGATGCCGAGGGGGTGCTCGTCGGCATGATCTCGCAGGCCATCTTCAATGACCCCAGCGAACTGAAGCGCCTTTCCAACAAGATAGAGCAGCTGGGGCACAAGCTCAGCCAGTACAAGCGACGCATGGCGGCCACCCTGCATGCCCAGTATTCGCTCGCCAGCCTGAAAGGCGAAAGCGCCTCCATGCACCAGCTCAAGGACCGCCTGCGCAGCTACGCCCGCATGGATGCGCCGGTCCTTGTCCTGGGCGCCACCGGCACGGGCAAGGAACTGGCGGCCCACGCGCTGCACGCCGAAAGCACGCGCGCCGCCGGACCGCTGGTCAGCATCAACTGCGCCGCCATTCCAAAGGATCTCTTCGAATCCGAACTGTTCGGCTACGTGCGCGGTGCCTTTTCCGGCGCCCATCACAGCGGGAAAATGGGCCAGATAGAGCTGGCAGACGGCGGAACCCTGTTTCTGGACGAAATAGGCGACATGCCCCTTCAGGCGCAGGCAAAGCTGCTGCGCGTGCTGGAAAGCCGCACCATCTGCCGCGTGGGCGCGGTAACGGCGGAACCCGTGGACTTTCGGCTCATTGCGGCCACCAACCGGAACATCAAGGACATGGTCCACGCCGGAACGTTCCGTGAAGACCTGTATTATCGCATCAATACCTTCATCATAGAGATTCCCTCGCTGCGTGAAAGGAAGGAGGACATCCTGCCCCTGGCACATCATTTCCTGACACGCATGGGCCACGAGGGCGTAACCTTTACCCCCGCCGCCGTGTCCGCGCTGCAATCGTTCCAGTGGCCCGGCAACATCCGGCAACTGCACAACGCCATCCTGCATGCCGCCACCATGCGCGAAGGCAGCGCCATAGACGTCTGCGCCCTGCCCCCGGAAATACGCCCGGCCCACACCGGCCCTGTGGCGCCTTGTCCGCTGCCGCAGGACAGGAGCGACCTTGCGGGCATTCTGGCCCACAACGAAGCCGCTCTCATTGAAAATGCCCTGCGCGAGCAGGGCGGCAATGTCACCAGGGCCGCATCCGCGCTGGGGGTTTCGCGGGCCACGCTGTACGAGAAAATGAAGAAGCACGGCGTCCATGCCGTGCGTTCGCGCGACAGGCAGGGGAGCTGA
- a CDS encoding TRAP transporter substrate-binding protein: protein MKRAAMLVAALLMTVALAAPVQAAYDGPKIKFRLAHTTPPGNHITLAYQKFADLVAEKSGGKITVQVFPNAILGSDRVLVEGAQKGTLEIGVSSTPNLANFSKLYSVFDLPYITSPKFQKSLYAAIDPGGTLNDYFLKVANDVGLQPIMYAEYGYRHFVSVKRPLGKASDLAGLKMRTTDSPVEVGVAKALNTNPSPIAWGEVYTALQQGTIDAEGNTFPHLFGAKHHEVLKYAITSAHNYCMQVAMANKAWWDGLPDAAKQVINAAAREATQYQRDVLYPENEKAAREGFIKAGITIHDATDAEIDEFRKLTRPVWDTVTLPADLIKLVQDTQK from the coding sequence ATGAAAAGAGCAGCCATGCTGGTAGCCGCGCTCCTCATGACCGTCGCGTTGGCGGCACCTGTACAGGCGGCCTACGATGGTCCCAAGATCAAGTTCCGCCTGGCGCACACCACGCCTCCCGGCAACCATATTACCCTTGCCTACCAGAAGTTTGCCGACCTGGTGGCGGAAAAGTCCGGCGGAAAGATCACCGTGCAGGTGTTCCCCAACGCCATTCTGGGCAGCGACCGCGTGCTGGTGGAAGGGGCGCAGAAGGGCACGCTGGAAATCGGCGTCAGCTCTACCCCGAACCTTGCCAACTTCTCCAAGCTGTATTCGGTGTTCGATCTGCCCTACATCACCTCGCCCAAGTTTCAGAAAAGCCTGTACGCCGCCATCGATCCGGGCGGCACGCTGAACGACTACTTCCTGAAGGTGGCCAATGACGTGGGCCTGCAACCCATCATGTACGCGGAATACGGCTACCGCCACTTCGTGTCCGTGAAGCGCCCGCTGGGCAAGGCCTCGGACCTTGCGGGGCTGAAGATGCGCACCACCGATTCGCCCGTGGAAGTGGGCGTGGCCAAGGCGTTGAACACCAACCCGTCGCCCATCGCCTGGGGCGAAGTGTATACCGCCCTGCAACAGGGCACCATCGACGCCGAAGGCAACACCTTTCCCCATCTGTTCGGCGCCAAGCACCATGAAGTGCTGAAGTACGCCATCACTTCCGCGCACAACTACTGCATGCAGGTGGCCATGGCCAACAAGGCATGGTGGGATGGGCTGCCCGACGCCGCCAAGCAGGTCATCAACGCGGCCGCCCGCGAGGCCACCCAGTATCAGCGCGATGTGCTGTACCCCGAAAACGAAAAGGCCGCCCGCGAAGGCTTCATCAAGGCCGGCATCACCATTCACGATGCCACGGACGCGGAAATCGACGAATTCCGGAAGCTGACCCGCCCGGTGTGGGACACCGTGACCCTGCCGGCCGATCTGATCAAGCTCGTGCAGGACACGCAGAAGTAG